A genomic window from Cyprinus carpio isolate SPL01 chromosome A2, ASM1834038v1, whole genome shotgun sequence includes:
- the abcd3b gene encoding ATP-binding cassette sub-family D member 3b, whose protein sequence is MAAVSKYLTAGNSSIAGALLFAVYILKQRLSSETDGEKGASKPLLDIDKDRKTDKAAVDKVFFRRICHIMKILLPQTFCKESGYLLLIAAMLMARTYCDVWMIHNGTMIESAIIGRSTTTFKRYLVNFITVMPFISLVNNLLKLGLNQLKLCFRVRLTNHLYNDYLMGFTYYQIGNLDNRIANPDQLITQDVEKFCDSVVDLYSNVSKPLLDILIYICKLNTAIGSLGPASLLSYLLFSGLLLTRLRRPIGKMTVMEQRYEGQYRYVNSRLITNSEEIAFYNGNRREKQTINGTFQKLVDHLSRFIHFRFSMGVLDSIIAKYIAMAVGYLVISRPFLDLTNQRHVNSTYSERLEDYYQSGRMLISLAQALGRIVLAGREMNRLSGFTARITEIQEVLKELNSGRYERTMVTQRIKDDSVEKIPLIPGRGKIIIADNIIKFEHIPLVTPNGDILIRDLSFEVSSGTNVLVCGPNGCGKSSLFRVLGELWPLCGGQLTKPQRGKLFYVPQRPYMTLGSLRDQVIYPDTHEDQKKKGTSDLVLKEYLDNVQLGHILEREGSWDIVQDWMDVLSGGEKQRMAMARLFYHKPQFAILDECTSAVSVDVEDFIYSHCRKVGITLFTVSHRKSLWKHHEYYLHMDGRGNYKFKPITKETVEFGS, encoded by the exons ATGGCGGCTGTTAGTAAGTATTTGACAGCCGGCAATTCCTCCATCGCAGGTGCTTTGCTGTTCGCcgtgtacatattaaaacaaagacTGTCTTCGGAAACCGATGG AGAGAAAGGGGCATCAAAACCACTGCTGGACATTGAT AAGGATAGAAAGACTGACAAAGCTGCGGTGGACAAGGTGTTCTTCAGGCGCATTTGTCATATCATGAAAATCCTGTTGCCACAAACCTTTTGCAAAGAG TCAGGATATTTGCTTCTAATCGCTGCCATGCTCATGGCCAGAACTTATTGTGACGTCTGGATGATACATAATGGGACCATGATTGAGAG TGCAATTATTGGACGTTCGACAACCACTTTCAAAAGATACTTGGTCAACTTTATCACAGTCATGCCTTTT ATATCTCTAGTGAATAACTTGTTAAAGCTGGGACTGAACCAACTGAAGCTGTGTTTCCGAGTGAGACTTACCAATCACCTTTACAATGACTACTTGAT GGGGTTCACATACTATCAAATTGGCAACCTGGACAACCGTATTGCCAACCCAGACCAGCTGATAACTCAAGATGTGGAGAAGTTCTGTGACAGTGTGGTGGACCTTTATTCCAACGTCAGCAAG CCTCTGCTAGACATATTGATCTACATCTGCAAATTGAACACAGCCATTGGGTCTCTT GGTCCCGCTAGTCTGCTGAGCTATCTGTTGTTCTCTGGTCTGCTTCTGACAAGACTGCGCAGACCGATTGGCAAGATGACCGTAATGGAGCAGAGGTACGAGGGGCAGTACAGATACGTCAACTCTCGCCTCATCACTAACAG TGAGGAGATTGCATTCTACAATGGAAACAGGAgagaaaaacaaactattaatGGAACCTTTCAGAAACTg GTGGACCACTTGAGTCGCTTCATACACTTTCGTTTCTCAATGGGTGTCTTGGACAGCATCATAGCCAAAT ACATTGCCATGGCGGTGGGCTACCTGGTTATTAGCCGGCCATTCCTGGACCTCACAAACCAGCGGCATGTGAACAGCACATACTCTGAGCGACTGGAA GACTACTACCAGAGTGGGCGGATGTTGATTAGTTTGGCGCAGGCCCTGGGAAGGATCGTCCTGGCAGGCAGAGAGATGAACAGACTGTCCGG GTTCACTGCACGGATTACAGAAATTCAGGAAGTCCTTAAGGAGCTGAATTCAGGCAGATATGAACGGACCATGGTTACACAGAGAATCAAAG atgatTCAGTAGAGAAAATCCCTCTTATCCCTGGGAGAGGTAAAATCATCATCGCAGACAACATTATCAA GTTTGAACACATACCTTTAGTGACGCCCAATGGAGACATTCTTATCCGTGACTTGTCTTTTGAG GTGTCATCTGGGACAAATGTGTTGGTCTGTGGGCCCAACGGCTGTGGAAAGAGTTCACTCTTCAGAGTGCTGGGAGAG CTGTGGCCTCTGTGTGGAGGACAACTCACAAAACCACAGAGAGGGAAACTCTTCTATGTTCCTCAG AGGCCCTATATGACACTGGGTTCCCTTAGAGATCAGGTGATTTATCCTGACACACATGAAGACCAAAAGAAGAAAGGAACATCCGATCTG GTGCTAAAGGAATATCTAGACAATGTCCAGCTGGGACATATCCTTGAGAGAGAGGGCAGCTGGGACATTGTGCAGGACTGGATGGATGTCCTCAGTGGAGGAGAGAAGCAGAGGATGGCT ATGGCTCGTCTGTTTTACCACAAGCCCCAGTTTGCTATTCTGGATGAGTGCACCAGTGCTGTGAGCGTGGATGTGGAGGACTTCATCTACAGCCACTGTCGAAAG GTTGGCATCACACTGTTCACAGTCTCCCACAGGAAATCACTATGGAAGCACCACGAG TATTACTTGCACATGGATGGAAGAGGAAACTACAAGTTTAAACCCATCACGAAGGAAACAGTGGAGTTCGGATCATAA
- the LOC109071074 gene encoding tissue factor-like, with the protein MLFRVRSWIKYFMHISQMMDSKPVMFPALFLVWLTFVNGSPASLEVGKLTKATNVSWSSYNFKTILSWGPKPVNYTYTVEFSRAGKDKQRNPHCIRSTETECDLTNELDVKGVYSAEVLSESLHGTSDYVEPPFTRSKKFCPYNDTLIGRPEFNFKGNKKIVLIIHDPITALHKDGRSLNIRDVFKKNLKYKIAYNEAGSTGKKMLIVDESKAEFNDLNKDQSYCFSVAAYIPSRKGDNRVGEWSLPKCSPQVQNTVFEEYGLAVIGGAAFIILAFVIGVIVLIVVCCKRVRRRTLPAKETIV; encoded by the exons ATGCTCTTCAGAGTGAGAAGttggattaaatattttatgcatatatcACAAATGATGGACAGCAAGCCTGTAATGTTTCCGGCACTTTTTCTTGTTTGGCTTACGTTCGTAAACGGGTCCCCGG CGTCATTGGAAGTGGGCAAGCTTACCAAAGCAACAAATGTCTCGTGGTCCTCTTACAATTTCAAAACAATCCTATCATGGGGACCTAAACCTGTCAACTACACATATACAGTTGAATTTTCAAG AGCTGGTAAGGACAAACAGAGAAACCCTCACTGCATTCGAAGCACTGAGACCGAGTGTGACCTGACTAATGAACTGGACGTAAAGGGGGTTTATTCTGCTGAAGTCCTGTCGGAGTCTCTGCATGGGACTTCTGACTATGTGGAGCCTCCATTTACCAGATCAAAGAAGTTCTGTCCTTATAACGACA CTTTAATTGGAAGACCTGAGTTTAATTTCAAGGGGAACAAGAAGATTGTGCTGATCATACACGACCCCATCACTGCTCTGCACAAAGATGGCAGATCTCTGAACATCCGTGACGTCTTTAAGAAAAATCTCAAGTATAAGATTGCATACAACGAGGCTGGAAGCACGGGAAAA AAAATGCTAATTGTGGATGAGAGCAAAGCAGAGTTTAATGATCTAAATAAGGATCAGAGTTACTGCTTCAGCGTGGCAGCATACATCCCCTCCCGAAAAGGAGACAATAGGGTCGGAGAGTGGAGCCTCCCCAAATGCTCACCACAGGTGCAGAATACGGTGTTTGAGG AGTATGGACTAGCTGTGATTGGAGGAGCAGCGTTCATTATACTGGCATTTGTAATTGGCGTAATCGTTCTGATCGTGGTTTGCTGTAAACGAGTACGAAGACGAACACTGCCGGCCAAGGAAACCATAGTCTAG